Proteins encoded by one window of Amaranthus tricolor cultivar Red isolate AtriRed21 chromosome 4, ASM2621246v1, whole genome shotgun sequence:
- the LOC130810633 gene encoding uncharacterized protein LOC130810633, giving the protein MTIFLSLIFMGILTFIPQDLSSTSKPKTTKHGLKHPKKTHQKDQKLPMETPKEAQQNPKPKPNQKPKNNPSSWGQFKNLLTCKQVEGSRVHDPSKVGSSSCGSMCSFRDVVHGTTRVVHRSDNSSPESSSLGQEARLLNRGKTGSGSVSSRSLTGSVKSGASGATTHSVSSRGMPLRKLSGCYECHMIIDPSRYPIIPRSTVCACPHCGEIFPKIESLEHHQAVRHAVSELGPEDSGRNIVEIIFKSSWLKKDNPICKIERILKVHNTPRTIQRFEDCRDIVKLRANNNTKKNPRCAADGNELLRFHCTTLSCSLGARGSSNLCSSVPSCGVCTIIRHGFQGNKGVRTTASSGRAHDCLDCADGRRAMLVCRVIAGRVKRSTNDAPAEEDIMSLEAPPGSTTSYDSVAGSAGVYSNLEDLVVINSKAILPCFVVIYKTLSTIT; this is encoded by the exons atgACCATTTTCTTAAGTCTTATTTTCATGGGTATTCTTACATTCATTCCCCAAGATCTTTCCTCCACTTCTAAACCCAAAACAACCAAACATGGCCTAAAACACCCTAAAAAGACCCATCAAAAAGACCAAAAACTACCCATGGAGACCCCAAAAGAAGCCCAACAAAACCCGAAACCGAAACCCAACCAAAAGCCAAAGAATAACCCATCATCATGGGGTCAATTTAAGAACCTTCTAACTTGTAAACAAGTAGAAGGTTCTAGAGTTCATGATCCGTCTAAAGTCGGGTCATCATCATGTGGGTCTATGTGTAGTTTTCGTGATGTGGTTCATGGAACTACTAGAGTGGTTCATAGGTCAGATAACTCTTCCCCTGAAAGTAGCTCATTGGGTCAAGAAGCCCGACTTTTGAACCGGGGCAAAACCGGGTCGGGTTCCGTTTCGAGTCGGTCGTTAACCGGGTCGGTTAAATCGGGTGCTAGTGGGGCTACTACACATTCGGTGTCTTCTAGAGGAATGCCCTTGAGAAAGTTATCTGGGTGTTATGAGTGTCacatgattattgatcctagcAG gtACCCAATAATACCAAGGTCAACTGTATGTGCATGCCCTCATTGTGGAGAAATATTTCCAAAGATTGAGAGTTTGGAGCATCATCAAGCAGTTAGACATGCAG TATCGGAGCTAGGTCCAGAGGATTCGGGTCGGAACATAGTGGAGATAATATTCAAATCAAGTTGGTTAAAAAAGGATAACCCAATATGCAAGATCGAACGGATATTAAAAGTTCACAACACACCAAGAACAATCCAACGGTTTGAAGATTGTAGAGATATAGTGAAATTAAGAGCAAATAACAACACAAAGAAGAACCCAAGATGTGCGGCAGATGGAAATGAATTACTAAGATTCCATTGTACAACTCTTAGTTGTTCGCTTGGTGCACGTGGTTCTTCTAATCTTTGTAGCTCTGTCCCTTCTTGCGGCGTTTGTACTATTATTAG GCATGGATTCCAAGGAAACAAAGGAGTGAGAACAACAGCAAGTAGCGGAAGGGCCCATGATTGCCTAGATTGTGCGGATGGACGAAGAGCCATGCTTGTGTGCCGCGTGATCGCCGGGAGAGTCAAGCGCAGCACTAACGATGCACCCGCAGAAGAGGACATCATGTCCCTCGAGGCTCCACCCGGCAGCACCACTTCGTATGACTCCGTTGCTGGGTCCGCCGGGGTGTACTCTAACCTCGAAGACTTAGTCGTCATCAATTCAAAGGCCATACTTCCTTGCTTTGTAGTAATCTATAAAACCCTCTCTACCATCACTTAA
- the LOC130811278 gene encoding WEB family protein At1g75720, with translation MEGGGDGVVVVNTRAEIDTRAPFRSVKEAVSLFGERVLAGEVYANTKFKEMDNNSLNEEETTSKQGSKTTQELEQAKQSLQKAQEETKVMATCLSSLQEELEKTKRELQELKLEKESEKQMIEYEMEDPQKPATANLRHERRIEYENRRYVTFANATFSEVVVPHNNNHDHNYKNNGGPFLERNSSVKNKKVKRQPLIPLIGGIFSRKKKNSQLLSAKSP, from the exons ATGGAGGGCGGAGGAGACGGGGTTGTTGTGGTGAATACGAGAGCGGAAATCGACACACGAGCACCCTTTCGGTCCGTCAAAGAGGCCGTTTCTTTGTTTGGTGAACGAGTTTTAGCTGGTGAAGTTTATGCTAATACTAAGTTCAAGGAG ATGGATAATAACTCACTAAACGAGGAAGAGACGACTTCAAAACAAGGAAGCAAGACAACCCAAGAGCTAGAACAAGCAAAACAAAGCCTACAAAAAGCCCAAGAAGAAACAAAGGTAATGGCAACATGCTTATCTTCACTTCAAGAAGAGCTTGAAAAGACCAAAAGAGAACTACAAGAACTTAAACTTGAGAAAGAATCTGAGAAACAGATGATTGAGTATGAAATGGAGGATCCCCAGAAACCGGCGACGGCAAATTTACGGCATGAAAGAAGAATTGAGTATGAGAATAGAAGATATGTGACATTTGCAAATGCAACATTTTCTGAAGTGGTTGTacctcataataataatcatgatcACAATTATAAGAATAATGGAGGACCCTTTTTAGAGAGAAATTCTTCTGTTAAGAATAAGAAGGTTAAAAGACAGCCATTGATACCTTTAATTGGTGGGATTTTCTCTAGGAAGAAGAAGAATTCTCAACTTCTTTCTGCTAAGTCTCCTTAG